The Oncorhynchus tshawytscha isolate Ot180627B linkage group LG02, Otsh_v2.0, whole genome shotgun sequence genome contains the following window.
GCAATAAAAGACCAcggcgccactcgggaggcacaGATTTATAGATATTTAGTCAAATAACCAACCACAATCCACAGAATGAGCCATCAGTTGTACCTGTTTTTATTGTTGGATAACGTGTGAGTACAGTAGAGCTATTGTGCGTTATCATCTACCCAAAGGACAATCCTCCAGTGTCTTCAGACAAAGGCCAACGTTTAGATAGCTTTCTTTTTATTACAGGTTTATTATTAATAACCATTACCTTAAAGAGATGAAcagagtgaaacacacacacatacatacagagagGTACACACACTCGTCAGATGTGCAGCGGGACTCGAGTGGGGGTATTGGTCACAGACGTGAGTCAGGAGGGTTCTGGGGGTCTtctaagtgctgttgttgtggcgGTGTGCCAGTAGGTGGCACCACGAGTCACTGGCTCAGGAAGGACAGGGCCGTGTCTCGCTCCTCCACCAGCTCGGCGGCTGTGGCGTCCATCTTGGCGCGGGAGAAGTCGTTGACGGGCAGACCGTCATGGATATTCCATGActtgttctgtggagagaataTGGATGAGAATCAAACAGAGGGCTCTTTAGCACGTCTCATCTAGTCCAGGATCacaactacagtacccataatgctctgcgTAACACAGTTTTGTCATCATTTTCCAATAACAAATGAATGTGACAGGTCTGTGTACACTGCTGGCTTGCAATAGTAGGCCTATGTTGGTATAACCTAAACTCTGAAAAGCTGATGTTGGGTAACAATGACTTTCAATAACCACCCATCGGTAAATAATATGTTCTATTAATACACCTTGCCAGGGTTGATTAATTATGCCCATAGAGATGCAAGACAGCCCATCTCCTATGTATACAATGGCCTCTTCTGTGACAGAACAAGCAGAGCCATTGAGGGCTATGAGTGACTCATTTTGGCAATTCGTAAATAAACTGTGGCACAAGAggcctctatccatctctatggttATGCCTTACCTTGATATGAACAGGGAATGAGTAAATGAGGTCTTCGGGGATTCCGTAGGAGTTTCCACCAGCGTACACACCCATAGACATGAACTCACCCTGAAAATAACAACAGAACAAACAGTCAGGCCAGGGACACAGCttcacaaacaaaaaaacacaaattccCAGGTTTCCCAGAAATCCAGGGAACGTTTGCAGAATCATGCAACCCTATGATATTATTTTTCCACTTTTAAGAGTACAGCCAATTCAAATTAATTTGTCTGAGATAACCAATCAAAACGCTTTGCATGTTTGTGGATTCCAGAAAATAATGAGCAGTCATGGAGCTCTGTTCCGAGAAATCTCTTTTCAaaatataaacatttgaacaATGTTAGTTGTTTAGCGTTAAATGTTATGGAGTTTGGAGAGGGGGGGTGATTCGCTGCAGATCCTTGACGCCATTCCACCCCACCTCCCAAACACACGGCTTACATCGAGAGTGCCGAACCACCAGTCCCTCATGTGGTCACAGATGGCCTTGGCGGCAGACATGGCACTGGACAGCTTCCTGGCCTTGATGACGGCAGCACCACGCAGCTGCACCGTctgcaggagacagagaggagaggaagagagggaaagagggggatttAGGACTGCTTCATTACAACACGGGACTAAAGAGATTAATAGATTCAGTGAAAATGATTGTATTCAGATAAGAGATGATTAAAAGATGTGGTCCAAAATAACACCCACAACCTACGCTCGCTTTTCCATGTGAAGAGATTCATTCAGGTAAGGATCACACATTTATAATACCTATGAGCTATGCATACACAACATAGGTGCAAATAGCTACATTCATAaagcattattttatttttatattaaggatcacacttatttttcttaaaactgcattgttggttaagggcttgtaagtaagcatttcactgtaaggtctacctacgcctgttgcattcggcgcatgtACAATTTGATTATGAGCAGTACTTCAAGCGATGTGTGCAGATTTCGGGTGGAATTGTTTACTTTTTCATAAAAGCATGAAAATTGGTACATTTGTACAGTTTGAGGCCCCGAACATTTTCATAAACAAAGccatacatttatttgtatttttttttaaatggcagaaTAATGCCTTTTGAAGCAAATTGTTAGAATGCCCTATAGTACATTTCTTATGGGAAACTGTGTCAAAATGGGTTAGCTTGAGTTCACTTACAGAGATGAAGTCTCCCTTGAGCCAGCTGTCGTCCTTCACGGCGCTGTACGCCTCCACCTCCTTGCCATGTACGTTGACCATGGCGTGGTGCACGTCGGGGTACTGGGTGGATGAGTGGTTGCCCCAGATGATGACGTTCTTGACTGCATCGGCGGGCACGCCGCAACGCATCGCCACCTAGAGGACGACAGGCTGTGATGCAATTCATGGGATTTTTGACCATATTGGTATACCCATTCAATTGTTTCAGATCTAAATTCCAAATTGACTTATAGCTACACCTTTTGCACTTCCAGAGATAAGATGATTTACTAGGTTTAAGCAATATAGTACACATTCTAACTAGCCAATCATATTGCTCACACTTAATCCTCTCAGATATCCAGAAGTACATAGGGTATAGGGATCCATTTGGGATTGGACATTACATCAAGTGCCTAGAGGCTAGGAACTAGTGGCTTTTTCCGGATGGAGCCTCTTGGCTTTGGCCTACCTGGGAACGGGCCCTGTTGTGGTCTAGACGGGTCAGGCAGGAGAAGTTCTCCTTGGGGATGGAGGGGGCGGACTTGGAGGCAATCAGACAGTTGGTATTAGCAGGGTTTCCCACCACcaagacctgagagagagagaaacatcaaAGAGTCATCACGCACTCAAACTACAGACTCAGGAACAGCTCAATTTCAGAGTAGGAAACAAGAATAGGATAAGTCCTATTTTAAGTCTTCATCTCCATTTGTGCCATTGCATGTGACTATTTATACATCTAAAACATACACTTGGTTTATGAAAGCAGAAAGAGTAGcagaggcctcccgagtggtgctgcgatctaaggcactgtagtgcttgaggcgtcactgcaTCTCTAAAATGTTACAtcagtggcgcagtggtctagggcactgcatcgcagcgctagctgtgccaccagagactctgggtttgcgcccaggctctgtctcagccgGCCGCAACccggaggtccatggggcgacgcacaattggcctagcgtcgtccgggttagggagggtttggccggtagggatatccttgtctcatcgcgcattagcaactcctgtggcggaccgggcgcagtgcgcgctaaccaggttgccaggtgcacgccgtttcctccgacacattggtgcggctggcttccggggtggatgcgcgctgtgttaagaagcagtgcggcttggttgggttgtgtttctgaggacgcatggctctcgaccttcgtctctcccgagcccgtacgggagttgtagtgatgagacaagatagtaaccactaaaaattggataccacgaaaagggggttaaaaattttaaataaaatatatttttttacatcagtACAAGCAAATGATGAACCTTTCCCCAAAACACCCTTTAACATCATTCAACACCCCACAACCTGGCTTTCGCCGTACTGTTGTGCCTTCATGACCCTTGATTATCGTTAGCAATGAGAGCTATCTCTTTGGCACGGGGtgtttccccccccctctctctctagccaggctGCCTGAAACATGCCGAGTCAtagacacacagagggacagtTACCCTGACGGTCTTCTTGGCGTACTTCTCCAGGGCGGCACCCTGGGCCTTAAAGATGGCCACGTTGGCCTTCAGGAGGTCCTTCCTCTCCATGCCCTCCTTCCTGGGCATAGAGCCAACCAAGATGGCGGCATCCAGATCCTTGAAGCCCACTTCCACCTTGTCAGTGGGGATGACCTCTGGGGGGCTGTTAGTTACCATGGATATTGTGTTGGATAGAGTGGATGTAGTTAACGTTTGGTGTTACAGACACATTTGTAGAGAGATGCATGTTTGTATTGGATTTGTATTGGATTTAGCAATACTATTATGACTTTAATTATGATGATGCGTTAAAAAAACAATTTCTATCATAGAATGTCTGCCAAAGTTAGTAAAATAGTACTGCAATTTCAGGACCATCTGGGTGTACATGAATGCAAGATAAGGACAAAGTTTCTGTGTGGAAAATGACTTTAGGTCAtttccgtacacacacacatacagtggctcCACCTGGCTGAAAAAAATGGTCTATTTTCTTGAAACACTGCCAAATGGTCTGAATTCATAGATAATGTTTGGTCTCTGGCCACTCTAGTGAAAAACTCATTCCCAGTTTTATCAGGATGAACTTCAGTCAGGGCTCACTGGTGCAAGAAACGTCTTGTACCCCGCCTCCCCTATTGTTGCCCCACCACTCTCAGGATTGGCTGGAATTTTCTTTGGGGCTTTGGGAAACGACTAATAGGAGGCCTCCTTTCTGATACTCCTTCCCACAGCAGTCTGTTGTGGACCATTCCTGCTGCTGTGAAGTTAGGGCTACTAGAAAAGTACCGCAGCAGCAGGGATGTACAAACAGAAATACAGTCCATACACACGCAACGCATTTTAAATAGGTTTCAGATGGGGGAGGACACCAAATGTAAAGCATGCATTTATGTATAATGGGTGCATATGTTCTCAGAGCCATCCCAGGCAGAATAGAAAAGCATAGCTCACCCCTGAGGAGTGGGAGAGCACAGTCCTgcagctccatcacaaccccatcCAGAACTGGCAACATGGGAGGGATGTCCAGCAGGACCAAGATGATGGGCTAGAACAGAAACCAATGCAAAGAGGGATCTGCATTCACCACGGCCAAAAATATGAGATCTGCCTCTCCCGACCTCGTCAAAAATGCACATCCCATGTATAATTCACACGTGCTTATGTAACGGGCGTCATTATAGCCAACATGTTATAAcatccatctgcctcctgtgcTCTCTCGAGGCCAAAGATgatttgaaagagagagagagagcagatagaaGTAGGCCATGTTACCTGGTCCTTGCCGAAGACATCTCCCTTGGCGATGCTGTACAGCAGAGAGTAGGCGATCT
Protein-coding sequences here:
- the LOC112265263 gene encoding malate dehydrogenase, cytoplasmic-like isoform X1 is translated as MLTLLSAMYIVVRAASSEADPIRVLVTGAAGQIAYSLLYSIAKGDVFGKDQPIILVLLDIPPMLPVLDGVVMELQDCALPLLREVIPTDKVEVGFKDLDAAILVGSMPRKEGMERKDLLKANVAIFKAQGAALEKYAKKTVRVLVVGNPANTNCLIASKSAPSIPKENFSCLTRLDHNRARSQVAMRCGVPADAVKNVIIWGNHSSTQYPDVHHAMVNVHGKEVEAYSAVKDDSWLKGDFISTVQLRGAAVIKARKLSSAMSAAKAICDHMRDWWFGTLDGEFMSMGVYAGGNSYGIPEDLIYSFPVHIKNKSWNIHDGLPVNDFSRAKMDATAAELVEERDTALSFLSQ
- the LOC112265263 gene encoding malate dehydrogenase, cytoplasmic-like isoform X2, whose product is MADPIRVLVTGAAGQIAYSLLYSIAKGDVFGKDQPIILVLLDIPPMLPVLDGVVMELQDCALPLLREVIPTDKVEVGFKDLDAAILVGSMPRKEGMERKDLLKANVAIFKAQGAALEKYAKKTVRVLVVGNPANTNCLIASKSAPSIPKENFSCLTRLDHNRARSQVAMRCGVPADAVKNVIIWGNHSSTQYPDVHHAMVNVHGKEVEAYSAVKDDSWLKGDFISTVQLRGAAVIKARKLSSAMSAAKAICDHMRDWWFGTLDGEFMSMGVYAGGNSYGIPEDLIYSFPVHIKNKSWNIHDGLPVNDFSRAKMDATAAELVEERDTALSFLSQ